One window of the Thunnus albacares chromosome 3, fThuAlb1.1, whole genome shotgun sequence genome contains the following:
- the ptpn9b gene encoding tyrosine-protein phosphatase non-receptor type 9: protein MAEALTTQEQLAVEEFLSEVRSREQPHSAGLVSQPTAVKFLMARKFDVSRAIDLFQAYKNTRIKEGIININPDEEPLRSELLSGKFTVLPGRDAKGAALALFTARLHRPDVTTHKAVLQAIIYQLDKAIESVQTQRDGLIFIYDMTNSSYGNFDYELCVKILNLLKGAFPARLKCVFIVSSPLWFRAPFAVLRLFVREKLRERVCTVKAHELASHIPVSSLPEHLGGTSQYSHVAWIQSCVNVHTNTVQGDTQVHDTHDCVGSLLRSYSLECSNTSSTLSHTHINTQLGSELAVANSNCYDDSNANPHNHCGVVEGRTRGPGQYQQSPHSAANRPQGNHQHWNGSAVSGANMAVSGSSPNANMNGRGRQAPPQSDTPPDTPLSQKGDGDTEGDKATDSAHGSQNEDVKEVDEEEGEEEEGVPPLPQKSLPRPPHQPSSQSLPLSSSWGPDDEERCMEVSVHMPEQGGMTVHELVEHVKRGKKKGIYQEYEEIRKEPPAGTFDYSKTLSNQIKNRYSDVLCLDQSRVRLCQLCDDEDETSDYINASFMDGYKRSNAYIATQGPLPKTFGDFWRMVWEQMVLIIVMTTRVVERGRVKCGQYWPLEEGRAEQHGYFLVRNTHIQVFQDFKLSHLELYNTQSGERRDVCHYLYVSWPDFGVPKSASAMLDFREHVLQRRDAAVQSLGSSWTGPPGGPPVVVHCSAGIGRTGTFCTLDICLSRLEDIGTVDVCQTVRRMRTQRAFSIQTWDQYYFCYTAVIEYAQRHGKLSPVQWSDSDLETDSE, encoded by the exons ATGGCGGAAGCCCTGACAACTCAGGAGCAGCTG GCTGTGGAGGAGTTCCTGAGTGAGGTGCGTAGCCGGGAGCAGCCTCACAGTGCTGGGCTCGTCTCCCAACCTACAGCTGTTAAGTTTCTCATGGCCCGCAAGTTTGACGTCTCCAGAGCCATCGACCTCTTCCAAGCATACAAG AACACAAGAATCAAAGAGGGGATCATCAATATCAACCCTGACGAGGAGCCCCTACGCTCTGAGCTGCTGAGTGGAAAATTTACAGTCTTG CCTGGACGTGATGCAAAGGGTGCTGCTCTAGCACTCTTCACTGCCCGTCTCCATCGGCCAGACGTCACCACTCACAAAGCTGTGCTGCAGGCCATCATCTATCAGCTGGACAAAGCCATAGAGAG TGTGCAAACTCAGAGAGACGGACTTATATTTATTTACGACATGACCAACTCCAGCTATGGGAATTTTGACTATGAGCTCTGTGTCAAGATCCTCAATTTGCTCAAG GGGGCATTTCCAGCTCGTCTAAAATGTGTCTTCATTGTGTCATCGCCTCTTTGGTTTCGAGCACCTTTTGCAGTTCTCCGCCTCTTTGTACGCGAGAAGCTGAGAGAGAGG GTGTGCACAGTGAAAGCTCATGAGTTGGCCAGTCACATCCCAGTCTCCTCCCTCCCTGAACACCTGGGTGGAACATCCCAGTATAGCCACGTGGCATGGATCCAGTCGTGTGtcaatgtacacacaaacactgttcaGGGCGATACACAAGTACATGACACACACGACTGTGTGGGAAGCCTTCTGCGCTCTTACAGCTTGGAGTGCAGCAACACAAGCTCTACACTGTCCCACACCCATATAAATACGCAGTTAGGTTCTGAGCTTGCTGTGGCCAACTCTAACTGCTACGACGATAGCAATGCTAACCCACACAACCACTGTGGTGTGGTGGAGGGCAGGACTCGAGGCCCAGGCCAGTACCAGCAGAGCCCACATTCTGCTGCAAACAGGCCACAGGGGAACCACCAACACTGGAACGGCTCAGCTGTGAGCGGAGCCAACATGGCTGTTAGTGGCTCTAGTCCCAATGCTAACATGAATGGTCGTGGCCGCCAAGCTCCTCCCCAGTCAGACACACCCCCTGACACACCACTTTCCCAGAAAGGTGATGGAGATACGGAGGGTGACAAAGCAACAGACTCGGCCCACGGATCTCAGAATGAGGATGTAAAAGAggtggatgaggaggagggcgaggaagaggagggagtgCCCCCATTGCCCCAGAAATCTTTGCCTCGACCGCCCCACCAGCCTTCCTCCCAGTCCCTGCCCCTGTCCTCATCATGGGGTCCTGATGACGAGGAGCGCTGCATGGAGGTGTCTGTTCACATGCCAGAGCAGGGAGGAATGACAGTGCATGAGCTGGTGGAGCATGTGAAGAGGGGGAAGAAGAAGGGGATCTATCAGGAGTACGAGGAGATCCGCAAGGAACCGCCAGCAGGAACCTTTGACTACTCCAA GACACTGTCAAATCAGATAAAGAACAGGTACAGCGATGTTCTCTGCCTGGATCAGTCACGAGTGCGACTCTGCCAGCTCTGTGATGACGAGGATGAG aCATCAGATTACATTAATGCCAGTTTCATGGACGGGTACAAGAGGAGCAACGCCTACATCGCTACTCAGG GTCCTTTGCCAAAAACTTTTGGTGACTTCTGGCGCATGGTGTGGGAACAGATGGTACTTATCATTGTCATGACCACCAG ggTGGTGGAACGTGGACGTGTCAAGTGTGGGCAGTACTGGCCTCTTGAGGAAGGCAGAGCTGAGCAGCACGGATACTTTTTGGTcaggaacacacacattcaggtgTTCCAGGACTTCAAACTCTCCCATCTCGAGCTTTACAACACTCAG tCTGGTGAGAGACGAGATGTGTGCCACTACCTCTATGTCAGCTGGCCAGACTTTGGGGTGCCCAAGAGTGCTTCTGCCATGTTGGACTTCCGTGAGCATGTACTTCAGAGGCGTGATGCTGCAGTCCAGAGTCTGGGCTCCAGTTGGACGGGCCCCCCAGGGGGTCCTCCTGTGGTTGTACACTGCAGTGCCGGCATCGGTcgcacag GCACGTTCTGTACCCTGGACATCTGCCTGTCCCGGCTGGAGGACATCGGCACAGTAGATGTCTGTCAGACAGTGCGGCGGATGCGTACGCAGAGGGCTTTCAGTATCCAGACCTGGGACCAGTACTACTTCTGCTACACAGCAGTCATCGAGTACGCCCAGCGCCATGGGAAACTGAGCCCAGTGCAGTGGTCTGACTCAGACCTAGAGACTGACAGCGAGTGA
- the polq gene encoding DNA polymerase theta — protein MSGSAPPLKKKSYMGQHQIKKKKSFQVPDEPPERDNLLEKSRYLSDKTNRSENISRDRLMGGEAVFPLGQSTLALDEEMLQVLDAVDPVKPAADKTHPASVNRDVQEQPPVADNKKENDSVLQEIVCGRNSDCKRPGWSADCKDLAQRLLFSEDSEEAGHAERGPKNGQSVPASACINGLCCKEIKTGQQADSSTWQKHASRRNSSARSEDKIGQNSNADPPVDVSRDYILFSPTCLAAAKKRAKLQNQSTSVLTVPSGLDLSTFSDTLPQPGIALCAPAEHAEKLLLSSWGLPKPVLERYQKHRVTHMFEWQAQCLTVGQVLQGGNLVYSAPTSAGKTLVSELLMLKRVLETKRKALFILPFVSVAKEKMHYLQNVFEEAGVRVEGYMGSTSAAGGFMALDVAVCTIEKANSLINRLIEEDSMGLLGMVVVDELHMVGDSGRGYLLELLLTKIRYIAQKRNASGSLSEGVQIIGMSATLPNLSLLASWLGAELYQTDYRPVPLQEHLKVGCSIYDRSLSVVRQFTPALHIKGDDDHIVSLCYETVRDGHSVLLFCPSKNWCEKLADSIAREFYNLRHTDCQGEAEPQPVCLDQEGLVDVIAQLRRTPAGLDPILQRTVPWGVAFHHAGLTFDERDVLEGAFRHGMVRVLAATSTLSSGVNLPARRVIIRTPTFNGHLLDPLTYKQMAGRAGRKGVDTTGESVLLCKEAERQKGISLLKGALRPISSCLVKREGEGVTTSMLRAILEIIVGGVASTPQDVKLYASCSLLATSMKCSSKEESNEETSTGAIEACVEWLMENEFISIQKEGQEERYCPTQLGAATLSSSLSPPEALGIFADLQRAMKGFVLENDLHILYLITPLYAEWTTIDWYQFFCLWEQLSSSMKRVAELVGIQEGYLARSVRSNLVAKTEKQHRQMAIHKRFFTTLVLQDLVNEVPLGTVASKYNCNRGQLQSLQQSASTYAGMVTVFCKRLGWHNMELLLSQYQTRLSFGVQRELVDLVRVSLLNATRARALYAQGLCTVAELARATVADVEKALRNAVPFKSSKRAVDESEMEAAERRNLRCVWVTGGRALTEQEAAIEIVFEARLLLQEDLAQLGIQWDPTTLPPGAPAVNSADDHPSSDSDNSSGSYGSSQEAQTDSTTNHQEGDGGKKSNRGDIGRCREESKKESKSEKIKSRREGETSREQGCKPEAVEVKKKLGDRSEPERVSVERVIEVKHEQIQNKSVANETEKQDEKRDREKSEELKQRGQEFRKAVQKEGDAYKVSLRPEGQQANWSVRPERSLTQELAEIVSSPLPQPQPPPQPCRSPMVPPRFRATISRVEEQQSVSTKTSKVDNTMDASPVQPGRLKHSRALSKVLHSIQTDKSLQDNVETVQTSHSPNPPLVASVQNSALAARVTTNTVPAPGPAQQSPPTVSAPTNADMSDSPLPVSPASAPLFSPEAKRRRIEGGEIDKFSSPELYAGDEGVQGDVKKGEESFGDSFELDTQTERIIVQQAYQPRDGNERGVNESVETEKMKEEEMVEAAAKLEGDADEGRSRLEAPNDACPRFNISLTDSQMELILNTSHQISPDPDGGDNMDEDKDEGGDNDEAPVANQVASESPNRSSSFLFDSLYDSSLMAALSPHQIDQSEKEESVSQEVREERPLSSTQERRRSELLANQEAEKQEAIQWGESFLNLSEWGDSLLVGERFLERQSVLRHTERTQKDQEASQHEAQQPNADQLSNSQSEPGQIQPQPTTTTTTTKTTTTTQNEYEKDKASNNPDPTYRREERKNEKQLEKKRKEEKMNTLLLDNAVLKHPHVQNAPENTLYCSPGLQEIFDLWPSMSDQPWQNTTISLTSNHTHTAAAAEAPKIPPPSIHLGRKRRNLNVQVAAAESDSGEPSRHDTDLIPPTQETPPVTPRIKLTTSSVQSPLRLAKPLNQSTPSAFLPGKPAAPKCPKTHSGHSNDPSAAINHKRQLGHKPKTLPESDTKVTPTSLSRSTLKSKPLPHADQNLSPPQDCASPSSLQPKPPSDTESPVTDEGFTLQLSQDALLCSSNSGTFSIIDVASDRRLFHTFINEWKTKDRYSLALACEKKEHRQQPEEEIGGKHKRASTAHQRLHRADGFPLRDSEGLVLIGLSVCWGARDAYYISLQQEQSKGLSCSLAPPPLDDDLPVSERLGQVKACLSKPSAGHGRGVVVMYDIIQVYKSLVQSCGISLEGNCEDPKVACWLVDPGSEERTLPNMVTVFCPEELPLLDGLGNAHVHCPRVRAATKSVLIYAVMNHLTGLLEKDGMLDSFRNIEMPSQVCLALLELNGVGFSIEECERQKHVMQAKITALESQAYNLAGHSFSLTSIDDIAQILFLELHLPPNSDVGGSKSKRTLGYTRRGGGRIRLGKQFSTTKDVLEKLRPLHPLPGVILEWRRITNALTKVVFPLQREKQYHPTLDMDRIYPIAQTHTATGRVSFTEPNIQNVPKDFEIHMPTAVGESPPSQDGGCMSTKAGKKRRSVVPSVPAGGAEQGPAFSVSMRHAFIPFSGGMILAADYSQLELRVLAHLSKDQRLLQVLNGGADVFRCIAAEWKSVDPENVNDSLRQQAKQICYGIIYGMGAKSLGEQMGVEENDAACYIESFKARYKGINTFLRETVKNCIKNGYVQTLMGRRRYLPGITNTNTHIKAHAERQAVNTAVQGSAADIVKLATVNIQKRLQKTYPAAPLSHQHTRSAGHHRRAGKSHLRGAYFVLQLHDELIYETAEEDLIQVAQIVKREMESAVKLYVKLKAKVKVGPSWGNLQDLDI, from the exons ATGAGTGGCTCGGCTCCTCCgctgaaaaagaaaagctaCATGGGTCAGCACCAGatcaagaagaaaaagag CTTCCAAGTTCCTGATGAGCCACCAGAGAGAGACAACCTGCTGGAGAAGAGCCGCTatctgtcagacaaaacaaacagatcagaGAACATCAGCAGAGACAGACTCATG GGTGGAGAGGCAGTATTTCCACTCGGGCAATCCACATTGGCTCTTGATGAAGAGATGCTGCAGGTGCTGGATGCTGTAGACCCTGTGAAGCCTGCAGCTGACAAAACGCATCCAGCATCAGTAAATAGAGATGTACAGGAACAACCTCCAGTTGCAGACAATAAGAAGGAGAATGACTCAGTGCTACAGGAGATAGTCTGTGGGCGAAATAGTGACTGTAAGAGACCAGGATGGAGTGCTGACTGCAAAGACCTTGCTCAGAGGCTCCTCTTCAGTGAGGACTCGGAGGAAGCAGGGCATGCTGAGAGGGGTCCAAAGAACGGCCAGTCAGTGCCAGCTTCTGCCTGCATCAATGGGCTTTGctgtaaagaaataaaaactggtCAGCAAGCAGACAGCTCCACCTG GCAGAAACATGCATCCAGAAGAAATAGCTCTGCTCGTAGCGAGGACAAAATTGGGCAAAATTCGAATGCTGATCCACCCGTGGATGTATCCAGAGACTACATCTTGTTCAGCCCTACATGCCTGGCAGCTGCCAAGAAGAGGGCTAAACTCCAGAATCAGTCCACCTCTGTGCTCACAGTCCCCAGTGGCTTAGACCTCAGTACTTTCAGTGACACTTTACCTCAGCCAG GCATTGCCTTGTGTGCTCCTGCAGAGCATGCTGAAAAGCTCTTGTTATCCAGTTGGGGTTTACCAAAACCCGTCTTAGAGCGCTACCAGAAACACAGAGTGACTCATATGTTTGAATGGCAGGCTCAGTGCCTCACTGTTGGGCAGGTGCTGCAGGGAGGAAACCTGGTATACTCTG CACCTACCAGTGCTGGAAAAACTCTGGTTTCAGAGCTGTTGATGTTGAAGCGTGTGTTGGAGACCAAAAGAAAAGCTCTCTTCATTCTGCCTTTCGTTTCTGTGGCCAAAGAGAAGATGCATTACCTTCAG AATGTATTTGAAGAGGCAGGAGTCCGTGTGGAGGGATACATGGGCAGCACCTCAGCTGCTGGAGGTTTCATGGCGCTGGATGTGGCTGTTTGCACCATAGAAAAAGCCAACTCACTCATTAACAGACTAATTGAGGAAGACAGTATGGGTCTACTAG GTATGGTTGTTGTGGATGAGTTGCATATGGTTGGAGATTCTGGAAGAGGATATCTACTAGAACTGCTTTTAACCAAGATCCGCTACATCGCACAAAAGCGGAACGCCTCTGG GTCCCTTTCTGAGGGTGTGCAGATAATAGGTATGAGTGCCACCTTGCCTAACCTGTCCCTCCTGGCCAGCTGGTTAGGTGCAGAGCTTTACCAGACAGACTACAGACCGGTGCCCTTGCAGGAGCATCTCAAGGTGGGATGCAGCATCTATGACAGGAGCCTGTCAGTGGTTCGGCAGTTCACTCCTGCTCTTCACATTAAG GGTGATGATGACCACATAGTGAGCTTGTGTTATGAGACGGTGAGGGACGGCCACTCTGTGTTGCTTTTCTGCCCCTCGAAGAACTGGTGTGAGAAACTTGCAGACAGCATTGCCAGAGAATTCTACAACCTCAGACATACTG ACTGCCAGGGTGAAGCAGAGCCCCAGCCAGTGTGTCTCGATCAGGAGGGACTAGTGGACGTCATAGCCCAGTTGAGACGAACTCCGGCCGGTTTAGACCCCATCCTCCAGCGCACTGTGCCATGGGGGGTGGCCTTTCACCACGCTG GTTTGACATTTGATGAGCGCGACGTGTTGGAGGGAGCTTTTCGTCACGGCATGGTGAGGGTCCTGGCCGCCACCTCTACCCTCTCTTCAGGAGTTAATCTCCCAGCCCGCAGGGTCATCATTCGAACCCCTACGTTCAATGGCCACTTGTTGGACCCACTCACGTACAAACAGATGGCTGGACGAGCAGGGAGAAAAGGAGTAGACACTACAG GTGAAAGTGTGCTTTTGTGTAAGGAGGCAGAGCGTCAGAAAGGTATCAGCCTCCTTAAAGGTGCTCTTCGGCCAATCAGCAGCTGCCTGGTGAAAAGGGAGGGAGAAGGTGTCACCACCAGCATGCTGCGAGCCATACTGGAG ATCATTGTTGGAGGTGTAGCCAGCACTCCACAGGATGTGAAGTTGTATGCTTCATGCTCACTACTGGCCACCAGCATGAAATGCAGCAGCAAAGAAGAGTCAAATGAAGAGACCAGCACAGGGGCTATTGAAGCCTGTGTTGAATGGTTGATGGAGAATGAATTTATCAGTATCCAAAAGGAAGGACAAG AGGAGCGGTACTGTCCTACTCAACTTGGTGCTGCCaccctgtcctcctccctctcccctcctgaGGCTCTGGGAATATTTGCAGATCTCCAGCGGGCTATGAAGGGCTTTGTGCTGGAAAACGACTTACACATCCTGTATTTG ATCACACCACTGTACGCAGAGTGGACTACCATTGATTGGTATCAGTTCTTCTGTCTGTGGGAGCAGCTCTCGTCATCGATGAAGAGAGTGGCAGAGTTGGTGGGCATTCAGGAAGGCTATCTCGCTCGGTCTGTCAGGAGCAACCTTGTCGCtaagacagaaaagcagcatAGACAAATGGCTATTCATAAACG GTTCTTCACCACTCTTGTACTACAGGATCTGGTGAATGAGGTGCCTTTGGGAACAGTAGCATCCAAATACAACTGCAATCGCGGGCAGTTACAGTCTCTCCAGCAGTCTGCGTCTACATATGCAG GTATGGTAACGGTGTTCTGCAAGCGTCTCGGCTGGCACAATATGGAGCTGCTGTTGTCCCAGTACCAGACCAGGCTGAGCTTTGGAGTCCAGAGGGAGCTGGTTGACCTGGTCAGGGTTTCCCTCCTGAATGCAACACGAGCCAGAGCACTCTATGCACAAGGCCTCTGTACTGTTGCTGAACTAGCCAGGGCTACAGTAGCTGATGTTGAGAAAGCCTTGAGGAATGCTGTCCCATTTAAGAG CTCTAAGCGTGCGGTGGACGAGAGTGAGATGGAAGCAGCTGAGCGACGGAACCTTCGCTGTGTCTGGGTCACCGGTGGACGGGCTCTGACAGAACAGGAAGCGGCCATTGAGATCGTTTTTGAGGCAAGGCTCCTCCTTCAGGAAGACCTGGCACAGCTAGGAATTCAGTGGGACCCGACAACACTTCCTCCAGGGGCTCCTGCTGTCAACAGCGCTGATGACCATCCCAGCAGTGACTCAGACAACTCATCTGGCTCATATGGCAGCTCACAagaagcacagacagacagcaccACAAACCACCAAGAGGGAGACGGGGGTAAGAAAAGCAACAGAGGAGATATTGGCAGGTGTAGAGAGGAGAGTAAGAAAGAATCTAAAAGcgagaaaataaaaagcagacGAGAGGGAGAAACCAGTCGAGAGCAGGGATGCAAACCTGAAGCAGTGGAGGTAAAGAAAAAATTGGGAGACAGGAGCGAACCAGAAAGAGTTTCAGTGGAAAGAGTGATAGAGGTGAAGcatgaacaaatacaaaataaatctgtggcaaatgaaacagaaaagcaagatgaaaaaagagacagagaaaagagtgaGGAATTAAAACAAAGAGGCCAAGAGTTCAGAAAAGCAGTGCAGAAAGAAGGGGATGCATATAAAGTCTCACTCAGACCAGAGGGTCAACAAGCAAATTGGTCCGTCCGTCCTGAAAGAAGCCTGACACAAGAACTTGCGGAGATTGTATCCAGCCCCCTGCCTCAACCCCAACCACCTCCTCAGCCTTGTCGTTCCCCCATGGTTCCTCCTCGGTTTAGAGCCACGATTTCCAGGGTAGAAGAACAACAAAGTGTTTCCACAAAGACATCAAAAGTAGACAATACCATGGATGCCTCACCTGTGCAGCCAGGTAGACTGAAACATTCAAGAGCCCTAAGCAAAGTCCTCCACTCCATACAAACTGACAAAAGCCTACAAGATAATGTGGAGACTGTGCAGACATCACACTCGCCAAACCCCCCTTTAGTTGCTTCGGTCCAAAACTCAGCACTTGCAGCTCGAGTGACTACCAACACCGTTCCTGCTCCTGGCCCCGCGCAACAAAGTCCTCCCACTGTTTCTGCTCCAACAAATGCAGACATGTCGGATTctcctctgcctgtctctcctgCCTCAGCTCCCTTATTCTCACCTGAGGCCAAGCGAAGAAGGATAGAAGGTGGAGAGATAGATAAGTTTTCATCTCCTGAGTTGTATGCAGGAGATGAAGGGGTTCAGGGAGATGTCAAAAAGGGAGAAGAGAGTTTCGGTGACAGCTTTGAATTGGACACTCAGACAGAGAGAATCATTGTTCAACAAGCGTATCAACCCAGAGATGGGAATGAGAGAGGTGTGAATGAGTCGGTAGAaactgaaaagatgaaagaggaggaaatggtAGAAGCAGCTGCAAAGCTTGAGGGAGACGCAGATGAAGGAAGAAGCAGGCTGGAAGCTCCTAACGATGCTTGTCCCAGATTCAATATTTCTCTCACAGATAGCCAGATGGAGCTCATCCTAAACACCAGCCACCAG ATTTCTCCTGATCCAGATGGTGGTGATAACATGGATGAGGATAAAGATGAAGGTGGTGATAATGATGAGGCACCTGTTGCCAATCAGGTTGCTTCTGAGAGTCCTAACAGAAGCAGTAGCTTCCTGTTCGACAGCCTGTATGACAGCTCTCTGATGGCTGCTCTGAGTCCACACCAGATCGACCaatcagaaaaagaagaatctGTCAGCCAGGAGGTCAGAGAAGAACGCCCCCTTTCGTCAACCCAGGAGAGACGGCGCAGCGAGCTTCTCGCCAACCAGGAGGCGGAAAAGCAGGAGGCAATCCAATGGGGTGAGTCCTTCCTCAACCTGTCAGAGTGGGGTGATTCGCTGCTGGTGGGCGAACGCTTTCTGGAGAGGCAGAGCGTGCTCAGACACACGGAGAGAACTCAAAAAGATCAAGAAGCCAGCCAGCATGAAGCTCAGCAACCCAACGCAGACCAATTATCGAATTCACAATCTGAACCTGGTCAGATACAGCCACAACCTACgactaccactactactactaaaacTACTACCACAACTCAAAATGAGTATGAGAAGGATAAAGCCAGTAATAATCCAGACCCTACATACAGAAGAGAAGAGCGTAAAAATGAGAAACAGttagagaagaaaagaaaggaggagaaaatgaatACTTTACTGTTAgataatgcagttttaaaacatCCTCATGTCCAAAATGCACCTGAAAATACTCTTTATTGCAGTCCTGGTCTACAAGAGATCTTTGACCTCTGGCCTAGTATGTCTGACCAGCCCTGGCAAAACACTACAATAAGTCTCACaagcaatcacacacacacggctgctGCAGCAGAAGCTCCAAAAATACCTCCGCCCTCTATACATTTgggcagaaaaagaagaaatctgAATGTGCAGGTCGCTGCTGCTGAGAGTGATTCTGGAGAACCCTCCAGACATGACACTGACCTTATCCCACCTACTCAGGAAACACCACCTGTCACACCAAGAATAAAACTGACCACCTCGTCTGTCCAGTCGCCACTCAGGCTCGCTAAGCCTCTCAACCAGTCGACTCCCTCCGCCTTCCTGCCAGGGAAACCAGCAGCTCCAAAGTGTCCTAAAACTCACTCAGGACACAGTAATGATCCATCAGCAGCTATCAACCACAAACGCCAGCTGGGACACAAACCCAAGACTCTACCTGAATCTGACACCAAAGTAACCCCCACTTCTCTTTCACGCTCAACTTTAAAATCCAAACCCCTTCCACATGCAGACCAGAACCTCAGCCCTCCCCAAGACTGCGCTTCTCCATCTTCCCTTCAGCCGAAGCCTCCCTCTGATACAGAGTCGCCCGTGACTGATGAAGGCTTCACTCTTCAGCTGTCCCAGGATGCATTGCTTTGTTCCAGCAACTCTGGGACCTTCTCCATCATAGATGTGGCAAGTGACAGGCGCCTCTTCCACACTTTCATCAATGAGTGGAAAACCAAGGATCGGTACTCTCTGGCTTTGGCCTGTGAAAAGAAGGAGCACAGACAGCAGCCTGAGGAGGAAATAGGAGGGAAACATAAGAGAG CGTCAACAGCTCATCAGAGGCTCCACAGGGCCGATGGTTTTCCTCTGAGAGACAGTGAAGGGCTGGTGCTGATTGGACTATCTGTCTGCTGGGGAGCAAGAGATGCATACTACATATCCCTGCAGCAAGAGCAGAGCAAAG GTTTGAGCTGTAGTCTGGCCCCTCCTCCGCTGGATGATGATTTGCCAGTGAGCGAGAGGCTGGGGCAGGTAAAGGCCTGTCTGAGCAAGCCGTCAGCTGGTCATGGAAGGGGTGTGGTTGTCATGTATGACATCATCCAGGTGTACAAGTCGCTAGTGCAGAGCTGTGGCATCAGCTTGGAGGGTAACTGCGAGGACCCAAAG GTGGCGTGTTGGCTGGTTGACCCTGGCAGTGAGGAGAGGACTCTACCCAATATGGTGACCGTCTTCTGCCCTGAAGAATTACCTCTGTTAGATGGACTTGGGAATGCACACGTACACTGTCCCCGTGTCAGAGCAGCGACCAAGAGTGTGCTCATATATGCTGTCATGAACCATCTCACTGGCCTGCTAGAGAAAGATGGCATGCTCG ACTCTTTCAGGAACATTGAGATGCCTTCCCAGGTGTGTTTGGCTCTGCTGGAACTGAATGGAGTGGGCTTCAGTATTGAAGAGTGCGAAAGGCAAAAACACGTGATGCAAGCCAAAATCACAGCGTTGGAATCTCAGGCTTACAACCTGGCTGGACACAGCTTCTCTCTCACCAGCATCGACGACATAGCACAG ATTTTGTTCTTAGAGCTCCACCTGCCTCCAAACAGTGACGTGGGTGGATCAAAAAGTAAGAGGACTCTGGGCTACACCCGTAGAGGTGGTGGCAGAATACGGCTTGGAAAGCAGTTCAGTACCACAAAG GATGTTCTGGAGAAGCTTCGACCTCTGCACCCATTGCCAGGTGTGATTCTGGAGTGGAGGAGGATCACCAATGCTTTGACTAAAGTGGTGTTCCCCCTGCAGAGGGAGAAGCAATACCACCCCACGCTGGACATGGACAGAATATACCCCAttgctcagacacacacagccacag GTCGAGTGAGCTTCACTGAGCCCAACATACAGAATGTCCCCAAAGACTTTGAGATTCACATGCCCACAGCGGTGGGTGAGAGCCCACCCTCACAAGATGGCGGCTGCATGTCCACCAAAGCAGG AAAGAAGAGACGCTCCGTGGTGCCTTCAGTTCCAGCTGGAGGTGCAGAACAAGGCCCAGCCTTCTCTGTCAGCATGAGACATGCCTTCATACCGTTTTCAG GTGGAATGATATTAGCAGCTGATTATTCCCAGCTGGAGTTGAGAGTGTTAGCTCATCTCTCCAAGGATCAACGTCTGCTGCAG gTGCTGAATGGAGGAGCAGATGTGTTTCGCTGCATCGCTGCCGAGTGGAAGAGTGTCGACCCCGAGAATGTGAACGACAGCCTCAGACAACAGGCAAAACAG atttGCTATGGCATTATTTATGGGATGGGAGCCAAGTCTTTGGGGGAGCAAATGGGAGTGGAGGAGAATGATGCAGCCTGCTACATAGAGAGTTTCAAGGCCAGATACAAAG ggaTCAACACTTTTCTCAGGGAGACGGTGAAGAACTGTATAAAGAATGGCTACGTTCAGACTCTGATGGGCCGTCGCAGATATCTACCTGGAATCACTAACACCAACACGCACATCAAAGCACAT GCAGAGCGTCAGGCAGTGAACACAGCTGTTCAGGGCTCAGCAGCAGACATTGTTAAACTTGCTACTGTGAACATCCAGAAACGACTCCAGAAAACATACCCTGCAGCTCCACTGTCTCACCAGCACACACGCTCAG CCGGTCATCACCGCAGGGCTGGGAAGTCTCATCTGAGAGGAGCGTACTTTGTCCTGCAGCTGCATGATGAACTCATCTACGAAACTGCAGAGGAAGACCTCATACAG GTTGCTCAGATAGtcaagagagagatggagtcaGCGGTCAAACTGTATGTAAAGCTAAAGGCCAAAGTCAAGGTGGGACCCAGCTGGGGTAATTTGCAGGACCTCGATATATAA